The DNA segment CCGGCATCACCAGCAACTGCGCATCGCCGCCGAAAAACTCCTGCACATGCAGCGCGGCGACCGCGATGGCCGCTGCGGTGTTGCGGCCAAACGGTTCGAGCAGCAAGTCCAGGCCCAGTTGGCCGGTGTTGACCGCGCGGTAATCGTCGAGGGTGCGAAACAGCAGGTCGCGGTTGGTCACCGTCAGCACGCTGTCGACCCCCGGCAGGTGGCTGGCGCGCAGGAAAGTTTTCTGCAACAGGCTCTGGTCGTCGCGCATGCGCATGAACGGCTTGGGCATGTTCTGCCGCGAAACCGGCCACAGCCGCGTGCCCGAGCCACCGGAAATGATGCAGGGAATCAATCCGTTGAGAGGGTTCATCAATAGACTTCCTTGGTGGAAAGGACGGCCGGGACCGTCATGAAAACGATGTACAGGTCAAACCACACCGACCATTTGGCGATGTATTCCAGGTCGTATTCGACCCGTTTCTGAATCTTGAACAGGGTGTCGGTTTCACCACGGTAGCCATTGATCTGCGCCCACCCGGTGATGCCCGGCTTGACCCGGTGCCGCGAGCTGTACTCGCTGACCGCTTCCTCGAACGGAATCCCGGCGGCCTTGGTGGCGGTGGCATGGGGGCGCGGGCCGACCATCGACATGTTGCCCAGCAGCACATTGAACAGTTGCGGCAGCTCGTCGATGCTGGTCTTGCGGATAATCCGCCCGACGCGGGTGATGCGCGGGTCGCTGCGGGTGGTCTGGCACTCGGCGTTGAAGTCGGTCTGGTCGACGTACATCGAGCGGAACTTGAACACCCGGATCAGGTTGTCGTTGTAGCCGTAGCGCTTCTGGCGAAACAGCACCGGGCCTTTGGAGTCGAGCTTGATGGCAATGGCGGTCACCAACATGATCGGTGACAACAGCAGCAGGCCGGCACCGGCCAGCAGCAGGTCTTCACAGCGCTTGATAAACGGTGACCAACCGCGCAGCGGCAGTTGCGAGGTATTGAACATCAAGATGCCGCCGACATCGGTAATGCGGTTGTGGCCATACCGCAGGGCGGCCATGTCCGGTACCAGCATGACGTTGACCGACATCTGCCGCAGGCGCTTGACCAGCCCGTTGATACGCTGCTCGGCGGCCCAGGGCAGGGTGATCATCACTTGGTTGACCTGTTCGGACCTGATCAGCTTTTCCAGGTCGCGGGTGTTGCCCAGCAACGGCAGGCTGCTCAGTTCCTTGGGAATGCGTTCGGTGCGGTCGTCGATAAAACCGATCAGGCCGGAGCGGATATCACTGTTGCGCGACAGGTGTTCGGCCACATGGATGGCGGTGTCGGTAAAGCCGAGGATCACCGTGCGCTGCAGGAACTTGCCGTTCTTCATCAGGTTGCGGTACAGGCGCAGCATCAGGATGCGCTCCACACCAAACAGCACCAGGCTCAGGCTGAACCAGAACATCAGGTTGCGCGGGCTCAACTGCGGGAACAGGAGCAGGATCTGGTACATGAACAGCAGGATGCAAAACGCCGAGATCCACGCGACCAGCATCACGCGAAAACGCAGGCGGTTGCTGAACAGGTCCTCGGAGTACACCCCCAGGGCCTGGAACAGAATAATGGTCAGGATCGCAAAAAACAGCAGCAGCCCCAGGTAGTGGCCACGCATTTGCGGGTCGACTGGATCCGGGTAGAACAACAGGATCATCGCCGGCAGGACCGCCGTCAGGCCGTGGATTAACTTGACGAAAACCACAAAGAATTCAACAAAACCGGTACGAGTCAGAAACAGGCTATCGACTGACGACTTCTCACGCATAAAACATCCCTCAATGCACCACCAGGACTTCCCTGTTCGTTTGCTCATCCATAAGGCAGTTGCTTATAAGTGGCGCAATGCGAACGACTGCTTTCGCTGGGTAACGCGCAATGACCTGTCTAGGTGCAGGTGCTTTGCTAAATAGTGGCTAAATGATGGCTCCTTATGGGTGCGATGTCAAGGTTTTGACATTTTGCAAGGGCTTTGCCGTCGAGTGTCATAAGATACTCTTGTCGTGACGGTTTGTTGACATTTGTTGTTGGTTTTTCAGATTTATTGAGAATGAGTGATGGCTTTTTGCAGTGTAGGAACAAAAACGCCAATTATCCTGCCGGGCGGGCAAAGCTTTTTTGACGGGGATAGGAGCCGGCTGGCCGGCCCCTACAGGGGGATGGGGATCAGAAGTCGCCTTTGAGGCTCACGGTGACGTTACGCGGCTCGCCGTAGAAGTTACCCCAGGACGCGGTCCCCACGGTCTGGTAGTAGTTTTTGTCGAACAGGTTGTTGCCGTTCAACGCCACGGTCCAGGTGTTATCGACCCGATACGCCAGGCGCGCGCTCCACAAGGCGTAGCCGGGTTGTTCCAGCTTGATGGTCTGGACCCGATAGTTGCTGCTTTGGGCGCTGACGCCGCTGCCCACTGTCCATTTCGACAGGGCACCATCCAATTGGTAATCGCCCCACAGCCGGAACATATGGCGTGGCACGTAGCTGGTGGAGGCCCGGCCCTCGGCCTGGCTGTCGATATTGTTCAGGGTCTTGGTCTGGGTGTAGGTATAGCCGCCGAAGACTTGCAAGCGTTCAAGCAGTTCGCCGCTGATCTCGGCCTCGACGCCCTGGGCGCGGACCTTGCCGGTGTCGCTGTAGCAGAAGCCGTCGGCCGAGGTGCCGCAGTGGGCGATGTAGTCGGTCTCGGCAGCGTTTTTCTCGATCGCGCGGAACAGTGCCAGGGAGCTGTTGAGGCGCCCGTCGAACCATTCGCCCTTGATCCCCAGCTCGTAGTTCTCACCGATCTTCGGCTTCAGGGCCGCGCCGCTGACGGTGGCGTAGGAGCTTTGTGGCTGGAAGATATCGGCGTAGCTGGTATAGATCGAGAGGTTGTCGTTGAGGTCATAGATCAGCGCGGCAAAGGGCGTGACTTCACCGGTTTCCTTGGTGCGCGCATCCTGCACGCTCCACTCGCCCCAGGCCAGGTTGTTGGACTGGCGGCGGTTTTCAAACCAACTGACGCGGCTGCCGACCACCAGCAGCAACGGCTCGGCCAGCCGCAGGCGCAGGGTGGCGTAGGTGCCGTACTGGGTGGCGGTCTCCTTGACCGTGCCGCCGCGGTACATGTTCGGCCAGAACGTGTCGTCGGCCGGCTCCGGGAAGTGATGGTTGGGCTGGTAGATGGTCTGGCGCTGGGGCAGGTTGCGGATCGCGTACACATCGTCCTGGCTGCCACGGCTGCCGTTGGCGCCGAGGATCAGCTCATGCTCCAGGCCAAAGGCTTCGAACTTGCCGTCGATGTAGGCGTCCAGGCCATAGTCCTTGTGATCGTAGTCAAACAGGGCGGCGTAGCTGTTGGCCGTGGGGGCCGGATCGCCATAGGCCACGGTGCCTTCGCTGGCGGCGTATTTGATGTCTTGCAGGTTGCGGCTGTGAACGGCGCTGACCTTGAGTTTCCAGTCGTCATTGAAGTGGTGGGTCAGGTCGGCGAATAGCGTGGTGCGCCGGCTTTGCCAGTCGTTCCAGGACTGGCCCAGGCAGGTGGAGCGGCTCAGGCCGATGCTCTTGCCGTCGCTGTAGCGCGGGATGCCGCCCCAGCACGGCGTAGAGTCGACGTCTTCGTAGCTGGCGCCGAAACCGAGGGTGGTGTCGGGGCTGATATCCATGTCCAGGGCGGTGTAGATGGCCTGGTCCTGGCGCTTGGCAATATCCATGTAGGAACCGCGATTCTGCTGGCTGACCACTGCCCGGCCGCGCACGGTGCCGCTGTCGTTCAGCGGGCCGCCGGTATCCACTTCGGCGCGGTAGTTGTCCCAGGTGCCGGCCGACAGCGTGAGGCTGGTGGTGGGCTTGTCCTGGGGCCGCTTGCGCACGAAATTCACCGCGCCACTGGCGGTGCCGGCACCCTTGAGCATGCCGGCGGCGCCCTTGAGCACTTCCACCCGGTCATACAGCGCCATGTTTGCGGTGAAGCTGTCGGCCTGGACATAGTCCTTGCCCATATCCAGCGGCACGCCGTCGTACTGGTACTGCCCGAGCATCTTGAAGCCGCGGGAATAGAAATACTTGCCGCCCATGGGCGATTCGTAGGTGGTGATCCCCGGCGTGCGCTCCAGCAATTGGTCGATGGTGTGGATGTTCTGGTCATCCATCAACTTGCGGGTCATCACACTCACCGATTGCGGGGTTTCCCGCAGGCTGTGCTGGCCCTTGCCGATGGTCACCGCGCCGGTGGTGTAGGAACCGCTGCCTTCGGTGGTGGCCCCCAGGCGTTCGCCGGTGACGGTGGTGGCGCCAAGGTTCAGCGCGCCGGATTCACCCACCGACGGGAGCAGCAACCAGCTGTTATCGCTTTGGCGCTGGGCTTGCAGGCCTTGGTCCTGGAGCAGTTGGCCGAGGGCCTGCTCGCTGTCGAGTGCGCCGTTGAGGCCCGCGCTGTGCTTGCCGGCCACGCTGTTGGCGTCAAAAGACAGGCTGATGCCGGCCTGACGGGCGAATTGATCCAGGGCGCTGGACAGTGGGCCAGGGGCAATGTTCCAGGCGCGGGTCTGGCTGTCGCGCGCCGGCTCCTGGGCCAGGGCGCCGCCGGGCAGGGCACTTGCCAGGCAGGCACCCAGCAGGGCGGCATTGACGGCTTGGCGCAGGGGGGATTTTTTTGAGGGGAACGCTTGCATGACCGCGGGTTGCTCCTGAAGGAAGTGGACAGAACGGGCCTGTTGATCGGCCTTTCCTTACAGGTCGAACGGCAATGAGAATTCACCTCATTTATTTTTCAGGAGCGGGCGGTGCGCGGGGTGACCGTGACCCAATAGCGGCTGCGGTAGGTGACACTGACCGGTAATGCCTGGGCCACCAACGCCAGCACCTGATCGGTGTCGCCCACCTGATAAGTGCCGGACACATGCAGGCCGGCGACGGCCTCGCTGCAACGCAACACGCCGTGGCGGTAGCGATCCAGTTCGCTGAGGAAGTCATCCAGGCGCATATTGCGCGCGCTGATCACGCCGTCGCTCCAGGCCCAGGGGTCGAGGCCGGTGGCGGGTGGCGGATAAATTGCGAGGCGGTTGAACAACACCTGTTCGCCGGACGCGACGACTTGCCGGGCAGCGCCCGATGCGTGCCCGGCAAACACCGCGACCTGGCCCTGTTGCACCGCGAGCAGCGTGCCCTGGGGTTCTTCGCGGACCATAAAGCGCGTACCGAGGGCCCGCAGATAACCGTTGTGGGTCTGTACCCAGAAGGGCCGGGGCGAACGACCATCGCTGCCGGTATCAATCAGCATCTCGCCCTGGCGCAGCTGCACCAGGCGCCGTTCGCGGTTGAACGCAGTGTCGATGGCGCTCGCGCTGTTGAGTTGGATACGGCTGCCGTCATCCAGGCTGATCCAGCGCTGCTCTCCGGTGGCCGTGCGGTACTCGGCCAGCAGCCCCGGCAGCGGCGTGTAGTCGCGGCCCAGCCAGGTCAATCCGGCGGCCCCGGCCACCAGGCCCAGTAGCTTCAAACCCTCGCGGCGGCTGATTCGTCGGCGCGCGCTGTCCAGGGTCTGGCGACCGAGTTGGGCGGGCAGATGGCGAAAATCATCATTCATCGTCGCGACCCGCTGCCAGGCCAGTTGGTGTTCGGCGCTGCTGGCCAGCCAGCGTTCAAACGCGGCGGTGCTGGCGTCATCGGTGGTGTTGAAGCGCAGCTTGATCATCCATTGGATGGCCTGGTCCACCAGGCGCGGGTCAGCAGTCGGCATAGCGCAACCGATAACAGGCGTGCAGGGCCTTGGCCAGGTCGCGCTCCACGGTGGCCTTGGACACGCCCAGGCGTTGGGCGATCTGCGGGCAGGTCAGGCCGTCCAGTTGCGCCAGCAAAAAGGCTTCGCGCACCCGTGGCTTGAGTTGGTCGAGCAGGCGGTCAATGCGCTCCAGGCTGTCGAGGATCAGCAGGCGGGTTTCTGGCGAAGGGGCTTGGTGTTCGGGGAAATGGGCCAGGCTGTCGAGGTAGGCGCGTTCCAGTTCGCGCCGCCGATACTGGTCGATCATCAGGCTGCGGGCAATGCTGCTCAGGTAGGCCCGGGGTTGCAGCAAACTGTGCTGCTTGCGGCTATTGAGCAGGCGGACGAAGGTTTCCTGGGCCAGGTCGGCGGCATGCTCGCGACAACCGGTGCGCCGCTTCAACCAGCCATGCAACCAGGAATGGTGGGCCTGGTAGAGCTGGCCGATTGCCGCATGATCCGCTGGGTATTCGCTCGACATAGTCGTCCTGGCGCAGGCATCTTAATTGATAACTGTTCGCATTCTAGACGTGGCCCGTGGCATTGGGCAATCACCTATCTTCAGGTGTTGTGCCTGGAGGCTGGTCGCGGGGGGCGCGGTGAGACTAATCTTGGGTTTTCCCTGGCGGATGAGTTGAGCATGATCGATCTCGCAACCCTCGCGGTTTTCTCTGGTTCCGTGCTGCTGTTGCTGCTGTCGCCCGGGCCGAACATGGCCTTTGTCATCAGTCATGGCGTGAGCTATGGCTGGCGGGGTGGAGTGGCGGCCGGGTTGGGGATCGGGGTGGCGGACCTGCTGCTGACCGCCTTGACCGCCACCGGCGTCACCGCCCTGGTGGCCAGTTGGCCGCCGGCCTTTGACCTGATTCGCTATGCCGGCGTGGTCTATCTGCTGTGGCTGGCGTTCAAGACCCTGCAAAAAAAGCCATCCCTGGACACCGCCCAGGTTGTGCGGGTACGCCTGGGCGGGGTGTTTATGCGCGCCATGCTCAATAGCCTGCTCAACCCCAAGGCGCTGCTGTTTTTCATGGTGTTCCTGCCGCAGTTCGTCAAGCCCGAGGCCGGGCCCATGGCCCTGCAATTGGTGCAGTTGGGCCTGGTCCTGACGCTGATTGCCGGGGTGTTTCATGCCGTGCTCGGGGTTTTTGGCGGGGCGATCAGCCGGTTTTTCGCCGGCAGTAAAAGAACCGCCGGCTTGCAGAAATGGGGGTTGGCCACGGTGCTGACAGTATTGGCCGTGCGCCTGGCGCTGATGCCACGCACCTTGTAGACGGCAGGTGCCTCTCTTTGTGGGAGCCGGCTTGCCCGCGATGGCGGCGGTTCAGCCACTATTTTTGGCGGCTGGTATACCGTCATCGCAGGCAAGCCAGCTCCCACCTTTGATTTGTGGTGTGGCCCAAGCTTCTGCCCCGACGCACACCCCCTGTGGGAGCGGGCTTGCCCGCGATGGCGGCGGTTCAGCCACTATTGTTGGCGGCTGGTATACCGTCATCGCAGGCAAGCCAGCTCCCACCTTTGATTTGTGGTGTGGCCCAAGCTTCTGCCCTGACGCACATCCCCTGTGGGAGCGGGCTTGCCCGCGATAGCGGAGGTTCAGCCACTATTGTTGGCGGCTGGTATACCGTCATCGCAGGCAAGCCAGCTCCCACCTTTGATTTGTGGTGTGGCCCAAGCTTTTGCCCCGACGCACATCCCCTGTGGGAGCCGGCTTGCCCGCGATAGCGGCGGTTCAGCCACTATTGTTGGCGGCTGGTATACCGTCATCGCAGGCAAGCCAGCTCCCACCTTTGATTTGTGGTGTGGCCCAAGCTTTTGCCCTGATGCACATCCCCTGTGGGAGCGGGCTTGCTCGCGATAGCGGCGGTTCAGCCACTATTTTTGGCGGCTGGCACACCGCGATCGCAGGCAAGCCAGCTCCCACCTTTGATTTGTGGTGTGGCCCAAGCTTTTGCTCCGACGCACATCCCCTGTGGGAGCGGGCTTGCTCGCGAAAGCAGTGGGTCAGTCAACATCAATGTTTGCTGGGCCGACGTCTTCGCGAGCAAACCCGCTCCCACAGGGGAAAATAGTTCGGCCTTCAGCCCAGTCGCGCCGCCGCCCGTGCGGCAATTTCGCCCCGGGTCTTGCGTGATTCAGCGGTGCGCTTATTCGCCTCGTCCAGTACCTGCCGTGGTGCAGTGTCCGGGCGGCCGGCATTGAAGGGAGGGGCCGGCGCATATTCAAGCTGCAACTGCACCAACTGCGCCGCCGCCTCGCTGTACAGCTCGGCGGCCAGGGTCAGGGCAAAGTCGATCCCCGCAGTGATGCCTCCCCCGGTAAACAGGTTGCCGTCGCGCACCACGCGCTCCTGCACCGGCGTGGCGCCGAGGGTGGCCAGCATGTCGTGGTAGGCCCAATGCGTGGTGGCCCGCCGCCCGCGCAGCAAACCCGCAGCGCCCAGCACCAGCGAGCCGGTACACACCGACGTCACATAACGTGCGGTCTGGGATTGCGCCCGCAGAAAGTCCAGGGTCGGCTCATCTTCCATCAATGGCCCAACCCCCGAGCCGCCCGGCACGCAGATCACATCCAGGGTAGGGCAGTCGTCGTAGGTGGTGGTCGGCGACAGCACCAACCCGCTGCTGGAAGTGATCGGCGCCAGGTCTTTCCAAATCAGATGCAGTCGCACCTCCGGCAACGACGCCAGCACGTCGTAAGGGCCGGTGAGGTCCAGTTGCTGAATACCGGGGAACAACACAAAGCCGATCTGCAAGGTCATGGTCAAACTCCAGGAAGAGGGATGGACGGCTTCACTCTAGTGGCCTAGGCTTTGGCGCATACGCCATTGAGCCCACTAATCACGCCAATCATGCCGAAAATCATCCATGTGCTCGCCTTCGCCAATGTGCAGGTGCTCGACGTCACCGGACCGTTGCAAGTGTTTGCCTCGGCCAACGACCTGGCGCGCCAGCAAGGCTTGCCGTTGCCCTATGCGGTCAACGTGATTGCCGCCCAGGCCGAGCCGGTGATGACCTCCGCCGGCCTGGCCCTGGTGGCCGAGCCGTTGCCTGGCGCCGACACGCCCTGCGACACCCTGGTGATTGCTGGCGGCTGGGGCGTGTATGGGGCGGCCGAGGATCCGCAACTGGTGGAGTGGGTCCGGCAAAAAGCCAGGCACTCGCGGCGCATGACTTCGGTGTGCACCGGCGCCTTTCTGCTGGCCGCCAGTGGCCTGCTCGATGGCTGTCGGGTCGCCACCCACTGGACGCGCTGCGAGGAACTGGCGCGCAAATACCCCAGGTTGCAGGTCGAGGCCAACCCGATCTTTATCCAGCAGGGCTCGCTCTGGACCTCGGCGGGCGTCACGGCCGGCATCGACTTGTGCCTGGCCCTGGTGGAACAGGACCTGGGCCGCGCGGTGGCCCTGGAAGTGGCGCGGCACCTGGTGGTGTTTCTCAAGCGCCCCGGTGGCCAGTCGCAGTTCAGCGTCACCCTGTCCCTGCAAAAGGGCGGTAGCCGCTTCAGCGAATTGCATGGGTGGATTGCCGAGCACCTGCACCTGGACTTGAACATCGCGACCCTGGCGGCCGCGTGCGGCATGAGCGAACGCAGCTTCGTACGCCATTACCGCGCCGAAACCGGCCAGACCCCGGCCCGGGCGGTGGAACTGATCCGCGTGGAAACCGCACGCCGGCAACTGGCCGACAGCGCCGTGGCAATCAAACGCATCGCCGCGCAATGTGGCTTTGGCAGCGAAGAAACCATGCGCCGCAGTTTTATCCGCGCCTTGTCGATCACCCCGCAGCTTTATCGCGAGCGGTTTTCGGCGCCGGCCTGAGTCTGTTCAAGCAGTTCAAACAGTGCATCGAGCGTGGCCTGCGGTGCTTCCTGGGGAATATTGTGGCCCACCCCGGCGAGCACCCGGCGCCGATAGAATCCGCTGAAATTACCCACGTCGTCATCCACCTCGGGAGCCGGGCCGACACCGTCGTCGGCACCGCACAGCGAAATGGTGGGCACCGAAATCGGCGGTGGTTGCACCAGCGCCTGTTCAATCACTTCCAGCGCCGGATCACCCTCGGCATACATGAAGCGATGGCGATAGGAGTGGATTACCACCTCCACAAAGTCCGGGTTATCAAACGAGGGTGCCGTCTGCGGGTAAAGGCTCGGCCCCGCAGCCCAGGAGGGCGACCAGAGCGACCACAACAGTTCGCACAACTCGCGGCGGTTGGCGGTCAGGCCATCGACGCCCCGTTGGGTGTGGAAGTAAAACTGGTACCACAACCGATGCTCGGTGACTGGCGCGCGGGGCTGGATGGACTTTGCGATGTCCTGGATGTTGTAACCGTCGCCAGTGACCAGGCAGCGCACGCGCTCGGGCCAAAGCGCCGCGACAATGCACGCGGCGCGCCCACCCCAGTCATAACCGGCGAGGGCGGCCTGGTCGATGGCCAGGGCATCCATGAAGTCCAGCAGATCCTTGGCCAGCGCCGCCTGTTGGCCGGAGCGCATCACCTGGGCGTGCACAAACCGGGTCGGGCCGTAGCCGCGCAGGTAAGGCACCAGCACGCGATAACCGGCCTCGGCCAACACCGGCGCGATGGCATCGTAGCCGCGAGGGTCATAGGGGAAACCGTGCAGCAGAATCACCACTTCACCGTCGGCCGGGCCATGGGCTTCGTAGGCGATATCGAGCATGGGAGTGCGGATATACAGCAGCGCGATCGAGGGGCTCATTGGGACTCCGTTCGGGTCACAGCAGGGAGCCTGGACTTTAGCGCGAAACCTTTACGTGTTCATGGGCCAGCAGCGAAAACACGTGCAGATCCTGGTAGCCACCGGCCCAAAACCCGGCCTCGCGCAGCACGCCTTCGCGGGTAAAGCCCAGCCGGCCCAGCAGTGCCTGGGACGGCAGGTTACGCGGATGGACCAGCGCTTCGACACGGTGCAGTTGCATCTGCGCAAAGCCCCAGTCGAGCACGCTGCGCAAAGCCTCGCTCATCAATCCGCTGCCCCTGGCTGACGGCGCCAGTTCGCAGGCGAGGGCGCAGCTGTTCCACTGGCGATTCCATTTGAACAGCCCGCAGGTGCCCATCAACTCGCCAGCGTATTCCAGGCCCCAGCGCGTGCCCGGATTGGCCTGGGTTCGCCAGTGGGCGAAGGTGGCGATCAGGGCGTGGGCCTGGGATATGTCGGTCATGGGGTCGATGCCAAACCAAGGCATGGCCTCGGCATCTCGATAGATCGCAAACAGCGCCGGGGCGTCGTGGGGGGTCAACTCCCGGAGCCGCAAGCGCTCGGTGTGCAGGGTGGGGAAAGTATCCACGTGGTGTGGTGCGGTTGGCATAGGTATCGACTGAACATTTTCGGGCGCCAGGGGCGGGTTCATATTCGTTCCTTGAATACAGGAGGAGGCAGACAGATAGCTCGCTCAAGGTCGCAAAGATCAAAGGTGGGAGCTGTCGAGCGTTAGCGAGGCTGCGATCACGTCAGTACAGCCAATGTTGAGGTTGCCTGATAGCGCCTACAAGGGTTTCACTTCGCTGCTTGATTCTCAAGGTTGCCACACGGTTTTCTCCCCGCTCAACTTGCGATCCAGAAACGTCGCCGCGCTGATCAAGGCCAAATGGCTCAATGCCTGCGGTGTATTCCCCAGATGTCGCGCCTGGCTGTCGAATTCCTCGGCATACAGCCCCAGCGGGTTGGCATAGCGCAGCAGTTGCTCGAATTCCAGATGGGCCTTTTCTACTTGCCCCGCGCGGGCCAGGCATTCGACGTACCAGAATGAACAGGCGGTAAACGCCCCCTCTGTGCCTTGCAAACCGTCAATTTGACTGTCGTCATTGCGGTAGCGGTAGACCATGCCATCGCGCACCAGGCTTTTCTGGATGGCGTCCAGGGTCGATAACCAGCGCGGGTCGGTGGCCGCCACAAAACGCACCAGCGGCATCAACAGCATCGAACCATCCAGGGCAGTGCTGCCGATGTGCTGCACGAAATGCCCGCGTTCTGCGTTCCAGAAGTTGCTCCAGATATCTTCATAAATCGCCTGGCGGGTCTGGTCCCAGCGGGCGAACGGTGCCGGCAGCGAGCGCTTGGAGGCCAGGCGGATCGCGCGGTCGAGTGCCACCCAGCACATCAGCCGCGAATGCAGGAAGTGATGTTGCTCGCCACGCATTTCCCAGATGCCGACGTCTTTCTGGTTCCAGGTTTCGCACACTTGGTCCACCACTTCCAGGGTGTGTTTCCAGCCCTCATGGGAGATGGCTTCGCCGTACTTGTTGACCAGGTACACCGCGTCCATCAGTTCGCCAAAAATATCCAGCTGCACCTGGTCAAAGGCCTCGTTGCCAATGCGCACCGGTTGCGCGCCGCCGTGGCCGCTGAGGTGGCTCAGCTCGGTTTCCGGCAATTGCTGGCGGCCGTCGATGCCATACAGGATGTTGATTTTCATCGGTTGCCCGCAACAGTCGCTGACGCGCCCGCGCAACCAGCGCATGTAGTCATTGGCTTCCTGGACAAAACCCAGGCGCATAAAGGCGTAGACGGTGAACGAGGCGTCGCGGATCCAGGTGTAGCGGTAATCCCAATTGCGTTCGCCGCCGGGGGCTTCCGGCAGGCCGAAGGTGGCCGCTGCGAGGATCGCGCCGTGTTTGCGCGAGGTCAGCAGCTTCAGGGCCAGGGCCGAGCGATTGACCATTTCCCGCCAGCGGCCGCGGTAGTTGGACTGGGCCAGCCAGCCGCGCCAGAATTTCAGGGTGTGCTGCAGGTGCAGGTCGGTAACGTCGCTGGCCACGCGTATATCGTCCCGGCCGCCGAGGACAAATTCGGCCCCCTGGTCCTGGTCCAGGGTAAAGCAGGCGACGGCGGCGTCATCTGCGATCTGCAACGGCACGCTGCTGGCCAGGCGCAACCCAGGCAGGCCCGGCGCCTCGAAGCACACATCAGCGTTATCGGCGGTGGCCCGAGTGGGTGCCCGGGCATAGTCATGGCGCACCGCGCAGCGCAGGTGCAGGGTGGCCTTGCCGCTCACCACGCGCACCCGGCGGATCAGCAGGGGCAGGTCATCAACGTCATCGCTGATGCTCAGCAGGTCGGTGATTTCCACCACGGCCTCATCACTCAGCCAGCGGGTTTGCAGGACATTGGTATCCGGCAGGTAGATCTGTTCCCGGCGCGCCTGGGGCAGGTCCGGGGTCAACTGGAAAATCCCGGCGGCGGGGGAGTCCAGGAGCGAGCAGAAGATCGACGG comes from the Pseudomonas shahriarae genome and includes:
- a CDS encoding alpha/beta fold hydrolase; the protein is MSPSIALLYIRTPMLDIAYEAHGPADGEVVILLHGFPYDPRGYDAIAPVLAEAGYRVLVPYLRGYGPTRFVHAQVMRSGQQAALAKDLLDFMDALAIDQAALAGYDWGGRAACIVAALWPERVRCLVTGDGYNIQDIAKSIQPRAPVTEHRLWYQFYFHTQRGVDGLTANRRELCELLWSLWSPSWAAGPSLYPQTAPSFDNPDFVEVVIHSYRHRFMYAEGDPALEVIEQALVQPPPISVPTISLCGADDGVGPAPEVDDDVGNFSGFYRRRVLAGVGHNIPQEAPQATLDALFELLEQTQAGAENRSR
- a CDS encoding glycoside hydrolase family 15 protein, producing the protein MVDLKNEAQSAIDAHGIIGDMRSAALINDQGSIDFFCWPEFDSPSIFCSLLDSPAAGIFQLTPDLPQARREQIYLPDTNVLQTRWLSDEAVVEITDLLSISDDVDDLPLLIRRVRVVSGKATLHLRCAVRHDYARAPTRATADNADVCFEAPGLPGLRLASSVPLQIADDAAVACFTLDQDQGAEFVLGGRDDIRVASDVTDLHLQHTLKFWRGWLAQSNYRGRWREMVNRSALALKLLTSRKHGAILAAATFGLPEAPGGERNWDYRYTWIRDASFTVYAFMRLGFVQEANDYMRWLRGRVSDCCGQPMKINILYGIDGRQQLPETELSHLSGHGGAQPVRIGNEAFDQVQLDIFGELMDAVYLVNKYGEAISHEGWKHTLEVVDQVCETWNQKDVGIWEMRGEQHHFLHSRLMCWVALDRAIRLASKRSLPAPFARWDQTRQAIYEDIWSNFWNAERGHFVQHIGSTALDGSMLLMPLVRFVAATDPRWLSTLDAIQKSLVRDGMVYRYRNDDSQIDGLQGTEGAFTACSFWYVECLARAGQVEKAHLEFEQLLRYANPLGLYAEEFDSQARHLGNTPQALSHLALISAATFLDRKLSGEKTVWQP
- a CDS encoding GNAT family N-acetyltransferase, whose amino-acid sequence is MPTAPHHVDTFPTLHTERLRLRELTPHDAPALFAIYRDAEAMPWFGIDPMTDISQAHALIATFAHWRTQANPGTRWGLEYAGELMGTCGLFKWNRQWNSCALACELAPSARGSGLMSEALRSVLDWGFAQMQLHRVEALVHPRNLPSQALLGRLGFTREGVLREAGFWAGGYQDLHVFSLLAHEHVKVSR